One genomic segment of Bradyrhizobium prioriisuperbiae includes these proteins:
- a CDS encoding thiolase C-terminal domain-containing protein, translating to MRRNQVAVVGAAETTKLGVIPDASQIQLHADAALNAIADAGLKLSDIDGIATAVETPQQIAHYLGITPTWVDGTSVGGCSFMLHVRHAAAAIEAGLCKTVLITHAESGKSMIGKLPRSTAPDSLNGQFEAPFGVYGPPSMFPIPVLRYMKTHGITHEQIAMVSVVQREWAAKNPRASMKEPITVEDVLNSRMIAYPFRILQCCLVTDGGGALILTSADRAKDFPRKPVYILGTGESVETPMVSQMETFDSSRAFRVAGPTAFREAGITHKDVDHVMIYDAFAHLPLFGLGDLGFMPHEETGQFIADRNTAPGGKLPVNTNGGGLSYMHSGMYGMYALQESVRQMRGIAPAQVPGARISVCHGVGGMFAASGTIIFTNQR from the coding sequence ATGCGCAGGAACCAGGTGGCCGTCGTCGGTGCGGCTGAAACAACCAAGCTCGGCGTCATTCCCGATGCCTCACAGATCCAGCTTCACGCGGATGCGGCGCTCAATGCGATCGCGGATGCGGGGCTCAAGCTGTCAGACATCGACGGCATCGCCACCGCCGTCGAAACACCGCAGCAGATCGCCCATTATCTCGGCATCACCCCGACCTGGGTGGACGGCACCTCGGTCGGCGGCTGCTCCTTCATGCTGCATGTTCGTCACGCCGCAGCGGCAATCGAGGCCGGCCTCTGCAAGACCGTGCTGATCACCCACGCCGAGAGCGGCAAGTCGATGATCGGCAAGCTGCCGCGCTCGACCGCGCCCGACAGCCTCAATGGCCAGTTCGAGGCCCCGTTCGGGGTCTACGGCCCACCCAGCATGTTTCCGATCCCCGTGCTGCGTTACATGAAGACCCACGGCATCACCCATGAGCAGATCGCCATGGTCTCGGTGGTGCAGCGCGAATGGGCGGCGAAGAACCCGCGCGCCTCCATGAAGGAGCCGATCACGGTCGAGGACGTGCTGAACTCGCGCATGATCGCCTATCCGTTCCGCATCCTGCAGTGCTGCCTGGTCACCGACGGTGGCGGCGCGCTGATCCTGACCAGCGCCGACCGCGCCAAGGATTTTCCGCGCAAGCCGGTCTACATCCTGGGCACCGGCGAAAGTGTCGAGACGCCGATGGTCAGCCAGATGGAAACGTTCGATAGTTCACGCGCCTTCCGTGTCGCGGGTCCCACGGCATTCCGCGAAGCCGGCATCACTCACAAGGACGTCGATCATGTGATGATCTACGACGCCTTCGCCCATCTGCCGCTGTTCGGCCTGGGCGACCTTGGCTTCATGCCGCATGAGGAGACCGGCCAATTCATTGCCGACCGCAACACCGCGCCGGGCGGCAAGCTGCCGGTCAATACCAATGGCGGCGGCCTCAGTTACATGCACTCGGGCATGTACGGCATGTACGCCCTGCAGGAGAGCGTGCGGCAGATGCGCGGCATTGCGCCGGCGCAGGTGCCGGGCGCCAGGATCTCGGTGTGCCATGGCGTCGGTGGCATGTTCGCCGCCAGCGGCACCATCATTTTCACCAACCAACGATAG
- a CDS encoding cold-shock protein, whose protein sequence is MGSDGFESKRPGGSALGGPISRGLGSNDFRSGDFSGNRERSPEADPFLGAGEGIAAHLVEVTGVIKWFDASKGYGFIIPDNGWPDVLLHVTVLRRDGFQTAYEGARIVVECLQRSKGYQAFRVVSMDESTAIHPAQLPPPRTHASVTPTSGLERAQVKWFNRLRGFGFLTCGEGTPDIFVHMETLRRYGMTELRPGQYVLVRYGPGSKGMMAAEIQPETGAPGMSPH, encoded by the coding sequence ATGGGGTCGGACGGTTTTGAGTCCAAGAGGCCGGGAGGGTCGGCGTTAGGCGGACCCATATCGCGTGGTCTTGGCTCCAATGATTTTCGTTCTGGTGATTTTTCGGGCAACCGTGAGCGGTCGCCAGAGGCAGACCCGTTTCTCGGTGCAGGCGAGGGGATCGCCGCACATCTGGTTGAGGTCACCGGGGTCATCAAATGGTTTGATGCGTCCAAAGGATACGGCTTCATCATTCCAGACAATGGCTGGCCCGACGTGCTGCTGCACGTGACGGTGCTCCGGCGTGATGGCTTTCAGACCGCCTATGAGGGCGCGCGCATCGTTGTTGAATGCCTGCAGCGCTCGAAAGGCTACCAGGCGTTTCGCGTCGTCTCGATGGACGAGTCGACCGCGATCCATCCCGCTCAGCTGCCGCCGCCGCGCACGCACGCCAGCGTGACGCCGACCAGCGGCCTCGAGCGGGCCCAGGTCAAATGGTTCAACCGCCTGCGCGGTTTCGGCTTCCTGACCTGCGGCGAGGGCACGCCCGACATCTTCGTCCATATGGAAACCCTGCGGCGCTATGGCATGACCGAGCTGCGGCCCGGCCAATACGTGCTGGTTCGTTATGGTCCCGGATCCAAGGGTATGATGGCGGCGGAGATCCAGCCGGAGACCGGCGCTCCCGGTATGTCCCCTCACTGA
- a CDS encoding SIR2 family NAD-dependent protein deacylase has product MIASSLSSGIEQLGDLIAAASVIVPFTGAGISTECGIPDFRSPSGLWTRNRPIPFDEFVASQDARDESWRRRFAMEETFAAAKPGRGHRALAALYKAGKVPALITQNIDNLHQASGFRPDDVIELHGNTTYARCIGCGKRFELSWVKQLFDGREHAPDCSDCDEPVKTATISFGQAMPEDEMHRAAELARACDLFIAIGSSLVVWPAAGFPAMARNSGAQLVIINNEPTEQDELADLVIRHDIGETLGPFAGN; this is encoded by the coding sequence ATGATCGCCTCAAGTCTCTCCAGCGGCATTGAACAGCTCGGCGACTTGATCGCCGCAGCCTCCGTGATCGTCCCGTTCACCGGCGCCGGCATTTCGACGGAGTGCGGCATTCCCGATTTCCGCTCGCCCAGCGGCCTCTGGACTCGCAACCGCCCCATTCCGTTCGATGAATTCGTGGCGAGCCAGGATGCGCGCGACGAGTCCTGGCGGCGACGCTTCGCCATGGAGGAGACGTTCGCGGCTGCGAAGCCGGGACGCGGCCACCGCGCGCTTGCGGCCCTCTACAAGGCCGGCAAAGTTCCCGCCTTGATCACCCAGAACATCGACAATCTGCATCAAGCCTCGGGTTTCCGGCCCGACGACGTGATCGAACTGCACGGCAACACCACCTACGCGCGCTGCATCGGCTGCGGCAAAAGGTTCGAGTTGTCATGGGTGAAGCAGCTGTTCGATGGTCGTGAACACGCACCGGATTGCTCCGACTGCGATGAGCCGGTGAAGACGGCCACCATTTCGTTCGGTCAGGCGATGCCCGAAGACGAGATGCACCGCGCTGCGGAACTTGCGCGCGCGTGCGATTTGTTCATTGCGATCGGCTCGTCGCTGGTGGTGTGGCCGGCTGCGGGGTTTCCTGCGATGGCACGGAACTCCGGTGCACAACTTGTGATTATCAACAATGAACCGACGGAACAGGATGAGCTTGCCGATCTCGTGATCCGGCATGACATCGGCGAGACTCTTGGTCCGTTCGCAGGCAATTGA
- a CDS encoding DUF192 domain-containing protein, translating to MAFAVFWGALFGVSLVHAAETQSLEIITKSGVQVFAVEVMRTDEERAKGLMFRKELPEGRGMLFDFTPEQNVSMWMKNTLIPLDMIFIQADGQILRIAENTQVESEKIISSGGPVRGVLEVIAGTSRKFGIKAGDRVGHPLFNGK from the coding sequence ATGGCGTTTGCGGTGTTCTGGGGCGCGTTGTTCGGCGTATCCCTCGTCCATGCCGCGGAGACGCAGTCGCTCGAGATCATCACCAAATCCGGGGTGCAGGTGTTTGCCGTCGAGGTGATGCGGACGGACGAGGAGCGCGCCAAGGGGCTGATGTTTCGCAAGGAGCTTCCTGAAGGGCGCGGCATGCTGTTCGATTTCACCCCCGAGCAGAACGTCTCGATGTGGATGAAAAACACTCTGATCCCGCTCGACATGATCTTCATTCAGGCCGACGGACAGATCCTGCGCATCGCCGAGAACACCCAGGTCGAGTCGGAGAAGATCATCTCCTCGGGCGGCCCGGTCCGTGGGGTCCTGGAAGTCATCGCAGGCACGTCCCGGAAATTCGGCATCAAGGCGGGAGACCGGGTCGGGCACCCGCTTTTTAACGGGAAATAG
- a CDS encoding OpgC domain-containing protein encodes MTIRATLPSGGRDLRLDLFRGIANWAIFLDHIPYNIVNWVTTRNYGFSDAADLFVFISGYTASFVYARMMLDRGFVVGATRLMKRVWQLYVAHVFLFVIYIVTIGFVAIKFHDPDIINEFNVAGLIDNPIETLSQGMLLKFKPVNLDVLPLYIVLMGVFPPILWFMLRRPDTVMIASLVLYFAARQFGWNLPAYPAGTWYFNPFCWQLLFIFGAWFALGGALESRSVIKSKHLLIAGLAYLVFALVMTMAGRFETLGNLFPRWFFEAFNPNDKTNLAPYRVLHFVIIAFLVTRFVPKNWPGLESKIFAPMIKCGQQSLEVFCVGVFLSFIAHFLLTLSSGSVFVQIVVSAGGIAILTAVAYYRSWSKKQDKPPPRPKPAPAPVAPSAESSAA; translated from the coding sequence ATGACAATCAGAGCGACACTCCCCTCAGGCGGCCGTGACCTTCGGCTCGATCTGTTCCGCGGCATCGCGAACTGGGCGATTTTCCTCGACCATATCCCCTACAACATCGTGAACTGGGTCACGACGCGCAACTATGGCTTCAGTGACGCCGCCGACCTGTTCGTCTTCATCTCCGGGTACACCGCGTCGTTCGTCTATGCACGGATGATGCTCGATCGCGGGTTCGTGGTCGGCGCGACGCGGCTGATGAAACGGGTGTGGCAGCTCTATGTCGCGCACGTGTTCCTGTTTGTGATCTACATCGTGACCATCGGCTTTGTCGCGATCAAATTCCACGACCCCGACATCATCAATGAGTTCAACGTCGCGGGCCTGATCGACAATCCGATCGAGACGCTCAGCCAGGGCATGTTGCTGAAATTCAAGCCGGTGAACCTGGACGTGCTGCCGCTATACATCGTTCTGATGGGCGTGTTCCCGCCGATCCTGTGGTTCATGCTGCGGCGTCCGGACACCGTGATGATCGCCTCGCTGGTGCTGTATTTCGCGGCGCGCCAGTTCGGCTGGAACCTGCCCGCCTACCCGGCCGGCACCTGGTACTTCAATCCGTTCTGCTGGCAGCTGCTGTTCATCTTCGGCGCGTGGTTTGCGCTGGGAGGCGCCCTGGAATCCCGCTCGGTCATCAAGTCCAAGCACCTGCTGATCGCCGGTCTGGCCTATCTGGTGTTTGCACTGGTGATGACCATGGCGGGCCGTTTCGAGACGCTCGGAAACCTGTTTCCGCGCTGGTTCTTTGAGGCCTTCAATCCGAACGACAAGACCAACCTCGCGCCCTATCGCGTGCTGCACTTCGTGATCATCGCGTTCCTCGTCACCCGCTTCGTTCCGAAGAACTGGCCGGGCCTGGAATCAAAGATATTTGCGCCGATGATCAAGTGCGGCCAGCAATCGCTGGAAGTGTTCTGCGTCGGCGTCTTCCTGTCGTTCATTGCGCACTTCCTGCTGACGCTCAGCTCCGGCTCGGTCTTCGTGCAGATCGTGGTCAGCGCCGGCGGCATCGCGATATTGACGGCTGTCGCTTACTATCGCAGCTGGTCCAAGAAACAGGACAAGCCGCCGCCGCGGCCGAAACCGGCCCCCGCGCCGGTGGCGCCATCGGCGGAATCCAGCGCAGCTTGA
- a CDS encoding DUF1236 domain-containing protein: MMKTTLLSTVAAIGLAVSLGAASAQAPSERGGAAGGTASGSMERGGASGSATGDHKSGMTEQSPSKAGTSEQRAQTPANKADGRPEGKNAQAPAANDGKANSKMSSDKMAPDHSAQKTGDAKQGTDSSKQGADSKSGTNAQSQPGSKSTVGAASSSETKMTSEQRTQIREKVIATGPRVTNVNFSLNVGTVVPRTVQVVDVPTVIIDMHPEWRGYRYFVVNDQVIIVERDSLRIVAVLDV; encoded by the coding sequence ATGATGAAGACAACATTGCTATCGACCGTTGCAGCCATTGGTCTTGCGGTGAGTTTGGGCGCGGCCTCGGCGCAGGCGCCGAGCGAGCGAGGCGGTGCCGCAGGTGGCACCGCGTCAGGCAGCATGGAGCGTGGCGGCGCAAGCGGCAGTGCCACAGGCGACCACAAGTCCGGCATGACCGAACAGTCGCCGTCGAAGGCCGGTACGTCGGAGCAGCGGGCCCAGACGCCGGCGAACAAGGCTGACGGCCGCCCCGAAGGCAAGAACGCCCAGGCGCCTGCGGCCAACGACGGCAAGGCCAACAGCAAGATGAGTTCGGACAAGATGGCGCCGGATCATTCGGCTCAGAAAACCGGCGACGCCAAGCAAGGCACGGACAGCTCCAAGCAGGGCGCGGACAGCAAGTCCGGGACCAACGCGCAGTCGCAGCCGGGCTCCAAATCGACGGTCGGCGCCGCCTCGTCGTCCGAGACCAAGATGACCAGCGAACAGCGCACCCAGATCCGCGAGAAGGTGATCGCGACCGGCCCAAGGGTCACCAACGTCAACTTCTCACTGAATGTGGGCACGGTCGTTCCGCGCACCGTGCAGGTGGTGGACGTGCCGACGGTGATCATCGACATGCATCCGGAATGGCGCGGCTATCGCTATTTCGTGGTGAACGATCAGGTCATCATCGTGGAGCGAGATTCGCTGCGGATTGTCGCCGTGCTCGACGTCTAA
- a CDS encoding ETC complex I subunit produces the protein MTARIYKPAKNAMQSGKAKSREWQLDYEPEQPRTIEPLMGWTSSGDMKQQLTLRFHTKEDAVAYCEREGIPYQLLEPKEPVRRIAAYSDNFAFRRGEPWTH, from the coding sequence ATGACTGCCCGCATCTACAAACCTGCCAAGAACGCGATGCAATCCGGCAAGGCGAAAAGCCGGGAATGGCAGCTGGACTATGAGCCGGAGCAGCCCCGGACCATCGAGCCGCTGATGGGCTGGACCAGCTCCGGGGACATGAAACAGCAGCTCACCCTGCGCTTCCACACCAAGGAAGACGCGGTGGCCTATTGCGAGCGGGAGGGCATTCCCTATCAGCTGCTGGAGCCGAAGGAGCCGGTGCGGCGAATTGCGGCCTATTCCGACAATTTTGCTTTCCGGCGCGGCGAACCCTGGACACACTAA
- a CDS encoding SDR family NAD(P)-dependent oxidoreductase, with the protein MAQNKALDGKVVIVTGAGRGIGREIALLAAREGAKVVVNDPGGAADGSGTSAAPAEEVVEEIRKAGGTAVANFETVAEAVPASKIVKTAIDSFGKLDGVVNNAGILRDAIFHRMSVDAFEAVIKVHLMGSFYVSHAAARLFREQESGSFVHFTSTSGLVGNFGQANYAAAKLGIVGLSKSIALDMNRFNVRSNCVSPFAWSRLIGTIPTETEAQKERVARIQQMGPEKIAPLSVFLLGDAAKDVTGQIFAVRMNEIFLMGQSRPLRSVHRADGWNCETIGEHAIPALKGSFYPLDRSADVFSWDAI; encoded by the coding sequence ATGGCTCAGAACAAGGCGCTCGACGGCAAGGTCGTGATCGTCACCGGCGCGGGCCGCGGCATCGGCCGTGAAATCGCGCTGCTCGCAGCGCGCGAAGGCGCCAAGGTCGTGGTCAACGATCCCGGCGGCGCGGCGGACGGCTCGGGCACCAGTGCCGCGCCCGCCGAGGAAGTGGTGGAGGAAATCCGCAAGGCCGGCGGCACCGCGGTGGCCAATTTCGAGACCGTGGCGGAAGCCGTCCCCGCCAGCAAGATCGTCAAGACCGCGATCGACTCGTTCGGCAAACTCGACGGCGTGGTCAACAACGCCGGCATCCTGCGCGACGCGATCTTCCACCGCATGAGCGTGGATGCGTTCGAGGCCGTCATCAAGGTGCACCTGATGGGCTCGTTCTATGTCTCGCATGCGGCGGCGCGGCTGTTCCGCGAGCAGGAGAGCGGTTCGTTCGTCCACTTCACCTCGACCTCGGGCCTGGTGGGCAATTTCGGCCAGGCCAACTATGCCGCCGCCAAGCTCGGCATCGTCGGCCTGTCGAAATCGATCGCACTCGATATGAACCGCTTCAATGTGCGCTCGAACTGCGTCTCACCGTTCGCCTGGAGCCGTCTGATCGGCACCATTCCGACCGAGACCGAGGCGCAGAAGGAACGGGTCGCACGCATCCAGCAGATGGGACCGGAAAAGATCGCGCCGCTGTCGGTGTTCCTGCTCGGCGACGCCGCCAAGGACGTCACCGGGCAGATCTTTGCCGTGCGCATGAACGAGATTTTCCTGATGGGACAATCGCGCCCGCTGCGCTCGGTGCATCGCGCCGATGGCTGGAACTGCGAGACCATCGGCGAGCACGCCATTCCCGCGCTGAAGGGGTCGTTCTATCCGCTGGATCGATCCGCGGACGTCTTCTCGTGGGACGCGATCTAG
- a CDS encoding SDR family oxidoreductase encodes MFTPHLLTGRNILVTGGGTGLGKAMAARFLSLGADVHICGRRKGVCDETAAELMKSHGGRVTSHGVDIRDSAAVDAMVDGIFAEKPLTDLINNAAGNFISRTQDLTPRGFDAVANIVMHGTFYVTHAVGRRWIAGQQRGNVVSIVVTWVRNGSPYVVPSAMSKSAIHAMTMSLATEWGRYGIRLNAIAPGEIPTEGMSKRIKPGDEAGAKTIAHNPMGRVGSMDELQNLAVFLISGGCDWINGETIAMDGAQALAMGGNFYGLRDWSDADWNSARDAIKAQNEKDRAKRG; translated from the coding sequence ATGTTCACCCCCCACCTGCTCACTGGACGCAATATCCTCGTGACCGGAGGCGGCACCGGGCTTGGCAAAGCCATGGCCGCACGCTTCCTCAGCCTTGGCGCCGACGTCCATATCTGCGGCCGCCGCAAGGGCGTGTGCGATGAGACCGCCGCCGAGCTGATGAAGTCGCACGGTGGCAGGGTCACGAGCCACGGCGTCGATATCAGAGACTCCGCCGCGGTGGACGCCATGGTCGACGGCATCTTCGCCGAGAAGCCGCTGACCGACCTCATCAACAATGCCGCCGGCAATTTCATCTCCCGCACCCAGGACCTGACGCCGCGCGGCTTCGATGCCGTCGCCAACATCGTGATGCACGGCACGTTCTACGTCACCCATGCGGTCGGCCGCCGCTGGATCGCCGGCCAGCAGCGCGGCAATGTGGTGTCGATCGTGGTGACATGGGTGCGCAACGGCAGTCCCTATGTCGTTCCCTCCGCCATGAGCAAGTCGGCGATCCACGCCATGACCATGTCGCTGGCGACCGAATGGGGCCGCTACGGCATCCGCCTCAACGCCATCGCGCCGGGCGAGATTCCGACCGAGGGCATGAGCAAACGCATCAAGCCCGGCGACGAGGCCGGCGCGAAAACCATTGCCCACAATCCGATGGGGCGGGTCGGCAGCATGGATGAGCTGCAGAACCTCGCGGTGTTCCTGATTTCCGGCGGCTGCGACTGGATCAATGGCGAAACCATCGCCATGGACGGCGCCCAGGCACTGGCGATGGGCGGCAATTTCTACGGCCTGCGCGACTGGTCGGACGCCGACTGGAACTCGGCGCGCGACGCCATCAAGGCGCAGAACGAGAAGGATCGCGCCAAGCGTGGATAG
- a CDS encoding Zn-ribbon domain-containing OB-fold protein, which produces MSTPARARPKPTPETQHFWDGTAAGELRLQRCDSCAKTYFPPRPFCPGCGSRKVSIYKASGKATLYSYVINHRPAAPGFTPPYAIAVVTLEEGPRMMTNIIDCPQTPEALVLDMPLEAAFEKLDDAISLPVFRPAKG; this is translated from the coding sequence ATGTCCACGCCCGCACGTGCCCGTCCGAAACCAACGCCCGAAACGCAGCACTTCTGGGACGGCACGGCAGCGGGTGAGCTTCGCCTGCAGCGCTGCGACAGCTGCGCCAAGACTTACTTCCCGCCACGTCCCTTCTGCCCGGGCTGCGGCTCGCGCAAGGTCAGCATCTACAAAGCCAGCGGCAAGGCCACCCTCTACAGCTATGTCATCAATCATCGCCCGGCGGCGCCCGGCTTCACCCCGCCTTATGCGATTGCGGTGGTGACGCTGGAGGAAGGACCCCGCATGATGACCAACATCATCGATTGCCCGCAGACCCCGGAGGCGCTGGTGCTCGACATGCCGCTCGAAGCCGCCTTCGAGAAGCTGGATGACGCGATCAGCCTTCCCGTATTCCGTCCGGCGAAAGGCTGA
- a CDS encoding crotonase/enoyl-CoA hydratase family protein has product MNDRISVTLTDGVADVRLVRADKMNALDVAMFEALVNTAAKLQTEKGLRAVVLSGEGRAFCAGLDMGRFQAMNENGGNGVAGGEKRDLAARTHGIANHSQQAVWGWRQLPVPVIAAVHGVAFGGGFQLALGADMRFLAPDTRMSIMEIKWGLVPDMAGTPILASLVRDDILRDLTYTGRVFSAQEALSYGLATRICDDPRAAALEVAKEIAGKSPDAIRAAKRLLNNLTVDPAPALLAESVEQMKLMGFPNQTEAVRANIEKRAPRFIDG; this is encoded by the coding sequence ATGAACGATCGCATCTCGGTCACACTGACGGATGGCGTTGCCGATGTCCGGCTGGTTCGCGCCGACAAGATGAATGCGCTCGACGTGGCGATGTTCGAGGCGCTGGTGAATACCGCGGCGAAGCTGCAGACCGAGAAGGGGCTACGCGCCGTTGTGCTGTCGGGCGAGGGACGGGCGTTCTGCGCGGGCCTCGACATGGGCCGCTTCCAGGCGATGAATGAAAACGGCGGCAATGGCGTTGCCGGCGGCGAGAAGCGTGACCTGGCGGCACGCACCCATGGCATCGCCAATCATTCCCAGCAGGCGGTGTGGGGCTGGCGGCAACTGCCGGTGCCGGTGATCGCCGCCGTGCACGGCGTGGCGTTCGGTGGCGGCTTTCAGCTCGCGCTCGGCGCCGACATGCGGTTTCTCGCCCCCGACACGCGGATGTCGATCATGGAAATCAAATGGGGCCTGGTGCCGGACATGGCGGGCACGCCGATCCTCGCCAGCCTGGTGCGCGACGACATCCTGCGTGACCTGACTTACACGGGACGCGTGTTCTCGGCGCAGGAAGCCTTGAGCTATGGGCTCGCGACGCGGATCTGCGACGATCCGCGCGCGGCGGCGCTTGAGGTGGCAAAGGAGATCGCGGGCAAGAGCCCGGATGCGATCCGCGCGGCCAAACGGCTGCTGAACAACCTGACGGTGGATCCGGCGCCGGCGCTGCTGGCGGAATCCGTCGAGCAGATGAAGCTGATGGGTTTTCCGAACCAGACCGAAGCGGTGCGCGCCAACATCGAGAAGCGCGCGCCGCGGTTTATTGATGGTTAG
- a CDS encoding VOC family protein encodes MRYLHTMLRVRNLDAALKFYADALGLKEARRIDNDKGRFTLVFLCASEDEELLKQSKGRGAPLVELTYNWDEEKYGEDRYFGHLAYEVDNIYATCDRLQKLGITINRPPRDGQMAFVRSPDLHSIELLQKGDAKPPQEPWSSMPNTGHW; translated from the coding sequence ATGCGTTATCTGCACACGATGCTGCGCGTCCGCAATCTCGACGCTGCGCTCAAGTTCTACGCCGATGCGCTGGGGCTGAAGGAAGCCCGCCGCATCGACAACGACAAGGGCCGCTTCACGCTGGTCTTCCTCTGCGCGTCGGAGGACGAGGAGTTGCTCAAGCAGTCGAAGGGCCGCGGCGCGCCGCTGGTGGAATTGACCTACAATTGGGACGAGGAGAAATACGGCGAAGACCGTTATTTTGGCCACCTGGCCTACGAGGTCGACAACATCTACGCCACCTGCGACCGGCTTCAGAAGCTCGGCATCACCATCAACCGTCCGCCGCGCGACGGCCAGATGGCGTTCGTGCGCTCGCCGGATCTGCATTCCATCGAGCTGCTGCAGAAGGGCGACGCCAAGCCGCCGCAGGAGCCGTGGTCGTCGATGCCCAACACCGGCCACTGGTAA